One segment of Panicum virgatum strain AP13 chromosome 3K, P.virgatum_v5, whole genome shotgun sequence DNA contains the following:
- the LOC120698891 gene encoding cytokinin dehydrogenase 9-like — MKPSVLQYLKFFLLFAFGEVTTAHVPDQDVLASLNKLPLDGHFSFSDVSTTAAAQDFGNLSNFKPAAVLHPGSVDDIATTVRHVFLRGEHSLLTVAARGHGHSLRGQCQAAGGIVIKMESLRTARMQVHSGASPYVDASGGELWIKVLHETFKYGLAPKSWTDYLHLTIGGTLSNAGVSGQTFQHGPQISNVMELEIVTGRGDIITCSPEQNSDLFHAALGGLGQFGIITRARIALEPAPNMVRWIRVLYSDFTSFTEDQEMLISAERTFDYIEGFVIINRTGILNNWRSSFNPHDPVWSQFESDGRVLFCLEMTKNYNPEEVDNMEQEVNNLLYQLRYIPPSLFHTDVTYIQFLDRVHSSEVKLRAKGMWEVSHPWLNLMVPKSSIHTFAREVFGKILKDSNNGPILLYPVNKFR; from the exons ATGAAACCATCAGTTCTGCAATACCTGaaatttttccttttatttgctTTTGGTGAAGTTACCACTGCGCACGTGCCTGACCAAGATGTGCTTGCATCCCTCAATAAACTACCCCTTGATGGCCATTTCAGCTTCAGTGACGTGTCTACCACTGCCGCTGCCCAGGACTTTGGAAATCTCTCTAACTTCAAGCCAGCTGCTGTGCTTCACCCAGGCTCAGTAGATGACATTGCCACTACGGTCAGGCATGTTTTCTTGAGGGGTGAGCACTCATTGCTCACCGTGGCGGCTCGTGGGCATGGACACTCACTCCGAGGGCAGTGCCAGGCAGCTGGAGGGATCGTCATCAAAATGGAATCCCTCCGGACTGCCAGAATGCAGGTGCACTCTGGTGCATCGCCCTATGTTGATGCCTCAGGAGGAGAACTCTGGATAAAAGTCTTGCACGAGACATTTAAGTATGGTCTGGCACCAAAGTCATGGACTGATTATCTCCACCTCACAATTGGAGGCACGCTGTCGAATGCAGGGGTCAGTGGGCAGACGTTCCAGCATGGCCCACAAATCAGCAATGTCATGGAGCTGGAGATTGTGACAG GAAGAGGAGACATCATCACTTGCTCACCTGAGCAGAACTCTGATCTCTTCCATGCTGCTCTAGGTGGACTAGGTCAGTTCGGCATCATCACTAGAGCCAGGATTGCCCTCGAGCCAGCTCCAAATATG GTGAGGTGGATTAGAGTTCTCTATTCAGACTTCACAAGCTTCACAGAGGACCAGGAGATGCTTATTTCGGCAGAAAGGACCTTTGATTATATAGAGGGTTTCGTAATCATCAACAGGACAGGCATCCTGAACAACTGGAGATCATCGTTTAACCCACATGATCCAGTGTGGAGCCAGTTCGAGTCGGATGGCAGAGTGCTCTTCTGCCTCGAGATGACGAAGAACTACAACCCTGAAGAGGTGGACAACATGGAACAG GAGGTCAACAACCTACTGTATCAACTTAGATATATACCTCCATCCCTGTTCCACACAGATGTCACCTACATCCAGTTCCTGGATAGGGTGCATTCCTCTGAGGTCAAACTGAGAGCTAAGGGGATGTGGGAAGTCTCACACCCATGGCTAAATCTCATGGTTCCAAAAAGTTCAATCCACACATTTGCACGGGAGGTCTTTGGGAAAATACTGAAAGACAGTAACAATGGTCCCATATTGCTCTATCCAGTAAACAAATTCAGGTAA
- the LOC120698893 gene encoding eukaryotic peptide chain release factor subunit 1-2-like, producing MGEGHEADKNIEIWRVKKLIKALDAARGNGTSMISLIMPPRDQISRVTKMLGDEYGTASNIKSRVNRQSVLAAITSAQQRLKLYNRVPPNGLVLYTGTIVTDDGKEKKVTFDFEPFRPINASLYLCDNKFHTEALNELLASDDKFGFIVMDGNGTLYGTLSGNSREVLYKFSVDLPKKHGRGGQSAVRFARLRMERRHNYLRKVAELATQYFINPATNQPNIVGLILAGSADFKTELGKSEMFDPRLQAKVVKMIDVSYGGESGFNQAIEMSAEVLSDVKFVQEKKLIGKYFEEISQDTGKYVLGVDDTMTALEMGAVETLIVWENLDVRRYELKNSATGETVVKYLNTTQEADQRNFTDEATSGDLEVIDNTLLLEWFAENYHQFGCTLEFVTNKSQEGSQFCRGFGGIGGILRYPADVTAFKEGDDLSDGEYDEDYE from the coding sequence ATGGGCGAGGGACATGAAGCTGACAAGAACATTGAGATCTGGAGGGTCAAGAAATTAATCAAGGCGCTTGATGCTGCTAGGGGAAATGGTACCAGCATGATTTCTCTCATCATGCCGCCTAGGGACCAGATTTCACGTGTCACTAAGATGCTGGGTGATGAGTATGGAACTGCCTCAAACATCAAGAGCAGAGTCAACCGTCAGTCTGTCTTGGCTGCCATAACCTCAGCTCAACAGAGGTTGAAGCTTTACAATCGAGTTCCCCCCAATGGTTTAGTGCTTTATACTGGAACAATTGTCACTGATGATGGCAAAGAGAAGAAGGTAACCTTTGACTTTGAGCCATTTAGGCCCATTAACGCGTCCCTGTATCTCTGTGACAACAAGTTCCACACTGAGGCACTGAATGAGCTCCTGGCTTCTGATGATAAATTTGGTTTCATTGTCATGGATGGCAATGGAACATTGTATGGCACTCTGAGTGGCAACAGCAGGGAGGTTCTTTACAAGTTTAGTGTTGATCTCCCAAAGAAGCATGGGCGAGGAGGGCAATCTGCAGTCCGCTTTGCCCGCCTGCGCATGGAGAGGCGACACAATTACCTGCGCAAAGTTGCTGAGCTTGCAACACAGTATTTCATCAATCCTGCCACTAATCAGCCAAACATTGTTGGGCTTATTCTTGCTGGTTCTGCTGACTTCAAGACCGAACTGGGAAAATCAGAGATGTTTGATCCGCGTCTGCAGGCCAAGGTTGTCAAGATGATTGATGTGTCTTATGGAGGGGAAAGTGGCTTCAACCAAGCCATTGAGATGTCTGCCGAGGTTCTTTCTGATGTCAAGTTTGTCCAAGAAAAGAAGCTGATCGGGAAGTACTTTGAGGAGATAAGCCAGGACACAGGAAAGTATGTCCTTGGTGTGGATGACACCATGACAGCCCTGGAAATGGGAGCGGTAGAGACACTGATTGTGTGGGAAAACCTTGATGTCAGGCGGTATGAGCTAAAGAACAGCGCCACTGGAGAAACAGTCGTGAAGTATCTGAACACCACACAGGAGGCTGATCAGCGCAACTTCACTGATGAGGCAACATCTGGAGATCTTGAGGTCATTGACAACACGCTACTGCTGGAGTGGTTTGCTGAGAACTACCACCAGTTTGGCTGCACGCTGGAGTTTGTCACCAACAAGTCCCAGGAAGGTTCTCAGTTCTGCCGGGGATTTGGCGGGATTGGTGGGATCCTCCGCTACCCAGCTGATGTCACTGCCTTCAAGGAAGGCGATGACTTGTCTGATGGGGAGTACGACGAAGACTATGAATAG
- the LOC120698894 gene encoding nascent polypeptide-associated complex subunit alpha-like protein 1, which produces MTAETATPEEQLRAQLEEQKIHEGDDPIVEDDDDEEDDDDEDDKDDDDAEGVDASGRSKQSRSEKKSRKAMLKLGMKAITGVSRVTVKKSKNMLFVISKPDVFKSPASDTYVIFGEAKIEDLSSQLQTQAAEQFKAPDMSSVLSKPEVSTAAQDDDEAVDETGVEEKDIELVMTQATVSRARAVKALKAADGDIVSAIMELTT; this is translated from the exons ATGACGGCCGAGACCGCGACGCCGGAGGAGCAGCTCCGCGCCCAGCTCGAGGAGCAGAAGATCCACGAG GGAGATGACCCGATTgttgaggatgatgatgatgaggaagatgacgatgatgaggatgacaaggatgacgatgaTGCTGAGG GAGTTGATGCTAGTGGGAGATCTAAGCAGAGCCGCAGTGAGAAAAAGAGCAGGAAGGCCATGCTGAAGCTTGGCATGAAGGCCATCACTGGTGTAAGCCGTGTAACTGTCAAGAAGAGCAAGAAT ATGCTCTTTGTCATCTCCAAACCAGATGTCTTCAAGAGCCCTGCATCAGACACCTATGTGATCTTTGGGGAGGCCAAGATTGAGGACCTGAGCTCACAGCTGCAGACACAGGCTGCAGAGCAGTTCAAGGCACCAGACATGAGCAGCGTCCTGTCAAAGCCAGAGGTCTCCACAGCGGCCCAGGATGACGATGAAGCTGTCGATGAGACTGGTGTGGAGGAGAAGGACATTGAGTTGGTGATGACCCAGGCTACCGTGTCGAGGGCAAGGGCGGTGAAGGCGCTGAAGGCGGCCGACGGGGACATAGTTAGTGCAATCATGGAGCTGACAACTTAG
- the LOC120698895 gene encoding uncharacterized protein LOC120698895, giving the protein MGKEEGGGRQQPTPAEGGPGGSGGGGGGGRGIAGWCSNWCSGAVRPQCVGALLLGAAVALSALFLLPPFAGRRGGAAAPDQGGAFAADVVASFMLQKTVSELSGSTSKLEFDIYEEVGIPNSTVAINFLQPLGASNWSYVIFSIIPYPIFSTMSPTWLSILRASFMSLVVEQSKLHLTESLFGSSSNFEVLKFPGGITIIPPQAAFLLQKPYASFNFTLNFPIYKVQEKTNELKHQMKSGLRLNPYENLYIKLTSSKGSTVAPPTIVEASIVLEVGNHQPSVPRMKQLAQTIANSSSGNLGLNHTVFGRVKQISLSSYLRHSLHSEGGGGTDASSPAPMPYQDHPHHHHHHHHHHHRHHHHHEHHHHHHNSHEDKKHFAPSPAPVYSPVQQPKYRSPSPSCPYGYANKPKNKAPVGPTAEPVASNHHYASPATIPCAVLPPSISSSPSVHHSPNNPRRHNSALAPSPALAKPHLHTATRVPGHHPAPTPAVPPAPHSSYATQRYSSCLWQWALTLLMCMLMGLP; this is encoded by the exons ATGGGGAAGGAGGAGGGCGGGGGGCGGCAGCAGCCGACGCCGGCGGAGGGAGGGccaggaggaagcggcggcggaggaggcggaggaagagGAATAGCGGGGTGGTGTAGCAACTGGTGCAGCGGGGCCGTGCGGCCGCAATGCGTGGGTGCGCTgctgctcggcgccgccgtggcgctcTCCGCGCTCTTCCTGCTCCCGCCCttcgcggggcggcgcggcggcgccgccgcgccggatcAGGGCGGCGCGTTCGCAG CTGATGTTGTGGCAAGCTTTATGCTACAGAAGACAGTTTCTGAGCTGAGTGGAAGTACATCTAAGCTTGAATTTGACATCTATGAGGAAGTTGGCATCCCTAACTCAACT GTGGCTATAAATTTTCTACAACCATTAGGTGCATCAAATTGGTCATATGTGATCTTCAGTATTATTCCTTATCCAATATTCTCAACTATGTCACCAACTTGGTTGAGCATCCTTAGGGCTTCTTTTATGTCCTTGGTTGTAGAGCAGTCAAAACTCCACCTGACAGAGTCTCTATTTGGGAGTTCATCAAACTTTGAGGTGCTTAAGTTCCCTGGTGGAATTACCATTATCCCTCCACAGGCTGCGTTTCTTCTTCAGAAACCCTATGCATCTTTCAACTTCACTCTGAATTTCCCAATCTACAAAGTACAAGAGAAAACAAATGAGTTGAAACACCAAATGAAGTCCGGACTACGTCTCAATCCTTATGAG AACCTCTACATCAAATTGACAAGTTCAAAAGGTTCAACGGTTGCTCCTCCAACAATTGTTGAGGCCTCCATAGTTCTTGAAGTTGGAAATCATCAGCCATCCGTTCCAAGGATGAAACAGTTGGCCCAAACAATAGCTAATTCGTCCTCAGGAAACTTGGGACTGAATCACACTGTGTTTGGCAGAGTAAAGCAGATAAGCCTTTCTTCTTATCTTAGACATTCTTTGCACAGTGAGGGTGGAGGTGGTACTGATGCATCTAGTCCAGCACCTATGCCTTATCAAGATCAtcctcaccaccaccaccaccatcaccaccaccaccaccgccaccatcatcaccatgaacaccatcaccacCATCACAATAGTCATGAGGACAAGAAGCATTTTGCTCCATCTCCTGCTCCTGTATATTCTCCTGTCCAACAGCCCAAATATAGATCTCCATCCCCATCTTGTCCATACGGATACGCCAACAAGCCAAAGAATAAAGCTCCTGTAGGCCCAACTGCTGAACCAGTAGCTAGTAACCATCATTATGCTTCCCCTGCAACCATACCTTGTGCAGTGCTGCCACCATCCATTAGTTCATCGCCTTCTGTTCATCACTCTCCTAATAATCCCAGGAGACACAACAGTGCCCTCGCTCCTTCTCCAGCACTTGCGAAGCCCCATTTGCATACAGCAACTCGCGTTCCTGGACATCATCCTGCTCCAACACCAGCTGTGCCCCCCGCTCCTCATTCAT CATATGCCACACAAAGGTATTCTTCTTGCCTTTGGCAGTGGGCCCTCACACTGCTCATGTGTATGCTGATGGGTCTGCCATGA